In Xanthomonas sp. SI, the following are encoded in one genomic region:
- a CDS encoding ABC transporter permease encodes MKLKLWLGNLLSLLLLGIGLALWIALPWYGVLALAVGVALWLLLTRGGRLALAATRIGVASLPQRWGASSVIVVGIAGVVGVLVAMLAMGEGFQATLNSTGDDSTAIVLRGGSGAETNSVITRDQVPLIASLAGVAKGADGKPLVSPELSQVINLPSKADGTDTNVQFRGVGDAGWAVHDKLRIVEGRRFGAGLREIVVGQGAKAQFRGLDVGKTLSLGREQWTVVGVFASGDAHDSELWADAQTLASTYNRSAYQSINVRTDGKDGYAQFKAAMAADPRLKLDVETTRAYYAKQGGNLSKLISILGTVIGAIMAVGAVFGALNTMYAAVATRAREIATMRAIGFRGTPVVTAVMLETMLLALLGGLLGGLIAWAVFNGYSVSTLGSNFSQVVFQFKVSPALLWSGLKWALGIGLVGGLFPALRAARLPITTALRAL; translated from the coding sequence ATGAAACTCAAACTCTGGTTGGGAAACCTGCTCTCGCTGCTGCTGCTCGGCATCGGGCTGGCGCTGTGGATCGCCTTGCCCTGGTACGGCGTGCTGGCGCTGGCGGTCGGCGTGGCGCTGTGGCTGCTGCTGACCCGCGGCGGCCGCCTGGCGCTGGCCGCCACCCGCATCGGCGTGGCCAGCCTGCCGCAGCGCTGGGGCGCCTCGTCGGTGATCGTGGTCGGCATCGCCGGCGTGGTCGGCGTGCTGGTGGCGATGCTGGCGATGGGCGAAGGCTTCCAGGCCACGCTCAACAGCACCGGCGACGACAGCACTGCGATCGTGCTGCGCGGCGGCTCCGGCGCCGAGACCAATTCGGTGATCACCCGCGACCAGGTGCCGCTGATCGCCAGCCTGGCCGGCGTGGCCAAGGGCGCCGACGGCAAGCCGCTGGTGTCCCCGGAGCTGTCGCAGGTGATCAACCTGCCGAGCAAGGCCGACGGCACCGACACCAACGTGCAGTTCCGCGGCGTTGGCGACGCCGGCTGGGCGGTGCACGACAAGCTCAGGATCGTCGAGGGCCGCCGCTTCGGCGCCGGCCTGCGCGAGATCGTGGTCGGCCAGGGCGCCAAGGCGCAGTTCCGCGGCCTGGACGTGGGCAAGACCCTGAGCCTGGGCCGCGAGCAGTGGACCGTGGTCGGCGTGTTCGCCTCCGGCGATGCGCACGACTCGGAGCTGTGGGCCGACGCGCAGACCCTGGCGTCCACCTACAACCGCAGCGCCTACCAGTCGATCAACGTGCGTACCGACGGCAAGGACGGCTACGCCCAGTTCAAGGCGGCGATGGCCGCCGACCCGCGACTCAAGCTCGACGTGGAGACCACCCGTGCCTACTACGCCAAGCAGGGCGGCAACCTCAGCAAGCTGATCAGCATACTCGGCACCGTGATCGGCGCGATCATGGCGGTCGGCGCGGTGTTCGGCGCGCTCAACACCATGTACGCGGCGGTGGCCACCCGCGCGCGCGAGATCGCCACGATGCGCGCGATCGGCTTTCGCGGCACGCCGGTGGTGACCGCGGTGATGCTGGAGACGATGCTGCTGGCGCTGCTCGGCGGGCTGCTCGGCGGGCTGATCGCCTGGGCCGTGTTCAACGGCTACAGCGTGTCCACCCTGGGCAGCAACTTCAGCCAGGTGGTGTTCCAGTTCAAGGTCTCGCCGGCGCTGCTGTGGAGCGGGCTGAAGTGGGCGCTGGGCATCGGCCTGGTCGGCGGGCTGTTCCCGGCGCTGCGCGCGGCGCGGCTGCCGATCACCACCGCCCTGCGCGCGCTGTAG
- a CDS encoding alpha/beta fold hydrolase gives MPSRLRLLLVLCTSLCLAAGCLAARTSTSLSDRLVAPGGVSPLMDEERIQGLLATLPNRSGHVLTPAGIPIFWRAIDPGDYRMRYRYEHAGRDANGHERADFAMDVAAPQPGTHAAPRGTVVLLHGWMMDGDSLLPWSLDLAQAGYRSISIDLRNHGRSGGGPAGYGTRESDDVVAVIRALRARGEIQGPLYLFGVSYGAATALFTAQKLGGDVDGVVAMESFANAGRGIRDMIPHMLASRPQGLMASAAMDLARWRYGGQNLDAVIANANQRLALNLDQVDVTAAARTAPACLLLLHGSADQHIPVAHGRLLALDAPRAHYLEMPGENHISLPMRLDLLAPTVEDWFAELPAQRHDGHCPPPLAPRVDAGQQLTGSPAASVGRS, from the coding sequence ATGCCGTCGCGCCTCCGCCTGCTGCTCGTCCTCTGCACCAGCCTGTGCCTGGCCGCCGGCTGTCTGGCTGCGCGCACCTCCACCTCGCTCAGCGACCGCCTGGTCGCGCCGGGCGGCGTGTCGCCGCTGATGGACGAGGAACGCATCCAGGGCCTGCTGGCGACGCTGCCCAACCGTAGCGGGCACGTGCTCACCCCGGCCGGCATCCCGATCTTCTGGCGTGCGATCGATCCGGGCGACTACCGCATGCGCTACCGCTACGAGCATGCAGGCCGCGACGCCAACGGCCACGAGCGCGCCGATTTCGCGATGGACGTGGCCGCGCCGCAGCCCGGCACCCACGCCGCCCCGCGCGGCACCGTGGTGCTGCTGCACGGCTGGATGATGGACGGCGATTCGTTGCTGCCGTGGTCGCTGGACCTGGCCCAGGCCGGCTACCGCAGCATCAGCATCGACCTGCGCAACCACGGCCGCTCCGGCGGCGGCCCGGCCGGCTACGGCACGCGCGAGTCCGACGACGTGGTCGCGGTGATCCGCGCACTGCGCGCCCGCGGCGAGATCCAGGGCCCGCTGTACCTGTTCGGCGTGTCCTACGGCGCCGCCACCGCGCTGTTCACCGCGCAGAAGCTGGGCGGCGACGTCGACGGCGTGGTCGCGATGGAATCCTTCGCCAACGCCGGCCGCGGCATCCGCGACATGATCCCGCACATGCTCGCCAGCCGCCCGCAGGGCCTGATGGCCAGCGCGGCGATGGACCTGGCGCGCTGGCGCTACGGCGGGCAGAACCTGGACGCGGTCATCGCCAACGCCAACCAGCGCCTGGCGCTGAACCTGGATCAGGTCGACGTGACCGCCGCCGCGCGCACCGCGCCGGCCTGCCTGCTCTTGCTGCATGGCAGCGCCGACCAGCACATCCCGGTCGCGCACGGCCGCCTGCTGGCGCTGGACGCGCCGCGCGCGCACTACCTGGAAATGCCCGGCGAGAACCACATCAGCCTGCCGATGCGGCTGGACCTGCTGGCGCCGACCGTGGAGGACTGGTTCGCCGAACTGCCGGCGCAGCGCCACGACGGCCACTGCCCGCCGCCGCTGGCGCCGCGCGTGGACGCCGGGCAGCAGCTGACGGGCAGCCCGGCTGCGAGCGTCGGCCGCAGTTGA
- the rarD gene encoding EamA family transporter RarD, whose translation MSVTEQETRRGLLITALTFALWGVVPVYWHLLKGVPSAYIIAHRIVWSAVLVVGWLLYSARLQWWRSIAAQPRARSILALSSLAIAFNWGLYIWAINAGHVIEASLGYFINPLVNVLLGVLVLKERLRALQWLAVACAALGVAWLTVDAGALPWIALSLAASFGLYGLLRKLVQVDAVAGLGVESLYLFLPALGFVLWSESGHGGGFAAGWGWRNDLLLVFGGVVTAVPLIGFAYGVRRIPLSLVGLLQYIAPSLQLLLGVWFFREPFDSGKAIGFAAIWVGLLLFAGESLWRSGWGRRGAGIRDS comes from the coding sequence ATGAGCGTCACCGAGCAGGAGACGCGCCGCGGCCTGCTGATCACCGCGCTGACCTTCGCGCTGTGGGGTGTGGTGCCGGTGTACTGGCATCTGCTCAAGGGGGTGCCGTCGGCCTACATCATCGCCCACCGCATCGTCTGGAGCGCGGTGCTGGTGGTGGGCTGGCTGCTGTACAGCGCGCGCCTGCAGTGGTGGCGCAGCATCGCCGCGCAGCCGCGCGCGCGGTCGATCCTGGCGCTGAGCAGCCTGGCGATCGCGTTCAACTGGGGCCTGTACATCTGGGCGATCAACGCCGGCCATGTGATCGAGGCCAGCCTGGGCTACTTCATCAATCCGTTGGTCAACGTGCTGCTCGGCGTGCTGGTGCTGAAGGAGCGGTTGCGCGCGTTGCAGTGGCTGGCGGTGGCCTGCGCCGCGCTCGGCGTGGCGTGGCTCACCGTCGATGCCGGTGCGCTGCCGTGGATCGCGCTGAGTCTGGCCGCCTCGTTCGGGCTGTACGGCCTGCTGCGCAAGCTGGTGCAGGTGGATGCGGTGGCCGGGCTGGGCGTGGAGAGCCTGTACCTGTTCCTGCCGGCGTTGGGCTTCGTGCTGTGGAGCGAGAGCGGGCACGGCGGCGGCTTCGCCGCCGGTTGGGGCTGGCGCAACGATCTGCTGCTGGTGTTCGGCGGCGTGGTCACCGCGGTGCCGCTGATCGGGTTCGCCTACGGCGTGCGGCGCATCCCGCTGTCGCTGGTCGGCTTGCTGCAGTACATCGCGCCGAGCCTGCAGTTGCTGCTGGGGGTGTGGTTCTTCCGCGAACCGTTCGACAGCGGCAAGGCGATCGGCTTCGCCGCGATCTGGGTCGGGCTGCTGCTGTTCGCGGGCGAGAGCCTGTGGCGCTCGGGTTGGGGGCGGCGAGGGGCCGGGATTCGGGATTCGTGA
- the yedA gene encoding drug/metabolite exporter YedA: MSSPPSPVAAVPARGGFVVLALLLVYVVWGSTYLAIRFALEGGTPPLSMVSGLRFVVAGSLLYAVLRWRGVAAPTRAQWGSLTVLGALLLLCGNGMVVLAEREVSSGLAAVALASVPLWMALFGALRGQHASRGEWLGIVVGFAGVLWLNAGSSLSASPKGLVLLLIAPIGWAFGSVWSRGRDLPTPFMAAAGQMLCGGVLLIATGLLSGERSHGWPTPHGLMAVAYLCVFGSIVAFTAYVWLLQNVRPVLAGSYAYVNPVIAVALGSWLGGERFSASDLGAMAVILAGVVVITVARTRR; encoded by the coding sequence ATGTCGTCTCCGCCTTCTCCCGTCGCCGCCGTTCCTGCGCGCGGCGGTTTCGTCGTCCTTGCGCTGCTGCTGGTCTACGTGGTCTGGGGCTCGACCTATCTGGCGATCCGCTTCGCGCTGGAGGGCGGCACGCCGCCGCTGAGCATGGTGTCGGGATTGCGCTTCGTGGTCGCGGGCTCGCTGCTGTATGCGGTGCTGCGCTGGCGCGGCGTGGCCGCGCCGACGCGCGCGCAGTGGGGGTCGCTGACCGTGCTCGGCGCGTTGCTGCTGTTGTGCGGCAACGGCATGGTGGTGCTGGCCGAGCGTGAGGTGTCCTCGGGCCTGGCCGCGGTCGCGCTGGCCTCGGTGCCGTTGTGGATGGCGCTGTTCGGCGCGCTGCGCGGGCAGCACGCCAGCCGCGGCGAATGGTTGGGCATCGTGGTCGGGTTTGCCGGCGTGCTGTGGCTCAACGCCGGCAGCAGCCTCAGCGCCAGCCCCAAGGGCCTGGTGCTGCTGTTGATCGCGCCGATCGGCTGGGCGTTCGGTTCGGTGTGGTCGCGCGGACGCGATCTGCCGACCCCGTTCATGGCCGCGGCCGGGCAGATGCTGTGCGGCGGCGTGCTGCTGATCGCCACGGGTTTGCTGAGCGGCGAACGTTCGCACGGCTGGCCGACTCCACACGGGCTGATGGCAGTCGCCTACCTGTGCGTGTTCGGTTCGATCGTGGCATTCACCGCCTACGTGTGGTTGCTGCAAAACGTGCGGCCGGTGTTGGCCGGCAGCTATGCCTACGTCAATCCGGTGATCGCGGTGGCGCTGGGCAGCTGGCTCGGCGGCGAACGCTTCAGCGCCAGCGACCTGGGTGCGATGGCGGTGATCCTGGCCGGCGTGGTGGTCATCACCGTGGCGCGGACGCGGCGATGA
- a CDS encoding PQQ-dependent sugar dehydrogenase, translating into MKTLANAVLLGVLLTSVAHAQTNAGNQNPDPELPFNVTKVATFDLPWRIAFLPDGRMLITEKVGRVQLVTPQGAKTEVKGVPASYVEGQNGMLGVFLSPHYAIDKSVYLTYVAPGDYGGGLAMGRGRLVMEGSEARLDNFKVLWRQMPTGKGGQAGAQIAFSPDGRYLFLTVGDRQRFTPAQDLNQPVGKILRLTLDGKPAPGNPWAGRGGARTIPLIDPASDTEAAKTAPVVSTYTFPISNLTPAETWSIGHRTPYGLAFAPDGRLWELEHGPNGGDELNLIQRGKNYGWPLVSYGVNYNGVPIPKPETRPDLARPAIYWVPVIAPGNLMFYKGTLFPQWKGSALISGLVSQGIIRVTVDSKGGATAVNRWSIGKRIRDVEEAPDGSLWLLEDAKPGGLFRLTPK; encoded by the coding sequence ATGAAGACGCTGGCAAATGCTGTCCTGCTCGGAGTCCTACTGACGAGTGTCGCGCATGCGCAGACCAACGCAGGCAATCAGAACCCCGACCCTGAGCTCCCTTTCAACGTCACCAAGGTGGCCACCTTCGATCTGCCCTGGCGCATCGCGTTCCTGCCTGATGGCCGCATGCTGATCACCGAGAAGGTCGGTCGCGTGCAATTGGTGACCCCGCAAGGCGCCAAGACCGAGGTCAAGGGCGTGCCAGCCAGTTACGTGGAAGGCCAGAACGGCATGCTGGGCGTGTTCCTGTCGCCCCACTACGCCATCGACAAGAGTGTGTACCTGACGTATGTCGCACCCGGCGACTACGGCGGCGGCCTGGCTATGGGCCGAGGCAGACTCGTGATGGAGGGCAGCGAGGCCCGGCTGGACAACTTCAAGGTGCTGTGGCGCCAGATGCCGACGGGCAAGGGCGGCCAGGCTGGCGCGCAGATCGCCTTTTCGCCGGACGGCAGGTACCTGTTCCTCACGGTGGGCGACCGCCAGCGCTTCACGCCGGCACAGGATCTCAATCAGCCGGTAGGCAAGATCCTGCGGTTGACGCTGGACGGCAAGCCCGCGCCGGGCAACCCGTGGGCAGGCAGGGGCGGCGCGCGCACCATCCCGCTGATCGATCCGGCGAGCGATACCGAGGCGGCCAAGACGGCACCGGTGGTCAGCACGTATACGTTCCCCATATCCAACCTCACGCCGGCCGAAACCTGGTCCATCGGCCACCGCACACCTTACGGCCTCGCCTTCGCTCCCGACGGTCGGCTGTGGGAGCTCGAGCACGGTCCCAATGGCGGCGACGAACTGAACCTGATCCAGCGCGGCAAGAACTACGGCTGGCCGTTGGTTTCGTATGGCGTCAATTACAACGGCGTGCCGATTCCCAAACCCGAGACGCGGCCCGATCTTGCCAGGCCGGCGATCTATTGGGTGCCGGTGATCGCGCCCGGCAACCTGATGTTCTACAAGGGCACCCTGTTCCCGCAGTGGAAGGGCAGCGCGTTGATCAGCGGCCTGGTCAGTCAGGGCATCATCCGCGTCACCGTCGATAGCAAGGGCGGTGCCACCGCGGTCAATCGTTGGAGCATCGGCAAGCGCATCCGCGATGTCGAGGAAGCGCCGGATGGCTCGCTGTGGTTGCTGGAAGATGCCAAGCCCGGTGGCCTGTTCCGGCTCACACCGAAATAA
- a CDS encoding SDR family oxidoreductase, which translates to MHHVAAHKISPAPLSFGLSGKRVVVVGGKRAIGLGVARAAHAAGARVTVASRREVAIEDQPELAAFEQIALDMRDEAAVQAAFESIGPFDHLVVTAGPEIGSWGSFMDPDMRGVRSYMEGKFMGTWACARHAAAHLARDGSMTFLTGGIGARAKLGMAAVTSTFAAVDALSRSLALDLAPVRVNTIRPGFIDSEFWDALPADDVEALRKKVATAFPARRVGTIADVGHAAVFLMTNPYVTGTVLEVSGGELLVDWLF; encoded by the coding sequence ATGCATCATGTTGCAGCCCACAAGATAAGCCCGGCGCCCCTGTCGTTCGGGCTCAGCGGCAAGCGCGTGGTCGTCGTCGGCGGCAAGCGGGCGATCGGCTTGGGCGTTGCCCGCGCAGCGCACGCCGCCGGCGCCCGCGTCACGGTGGCCAGTCGCCGCGAGGTGGCGATCGAAGACCAACCCGAGCTTGCCGCGTTCGAGCAGATCGCCCTGGACATGCGTGACGAGGCGGCGGTACAAGCCGCGTTCGAATCCATCGGGCCGTTCGACCACCTGGTGGTCACCGCGGGACCGGAGATCGGATCCTGGGGCTCGTTCATGGACCCGGACATGCGCGGCGTCCGTAGCTACATGGAGGGCAAGTTCATGGGGACCTGGGCTTGCGCCCGCCATGCCGCTGCGCACCTGGCGCGCGACGGCTCGATGACATTCCTTACCGGCGGTATTGGAGCGAGGGCGAAGCTTGGCATGGCGGCCGTCACCTCGACGTTCGCCGCTGTCGACGCGTTGTCGCGTTCCCTCGCACTGGACCTGGCGCCCGTCCGGGTGAACACGATACGGCCCGGTTTCATCGACTCGGAATTTTGGGACGCCCTGCCCGCCGACGATGTCGAGGCCCTGCGCAAGAAGGTCGCGACGGCGTTTCCTGCGCGTCGGGTCGGCACGATCGCCGACGTCGGGCACGCGGCGGTGTTCCTGATGACCAACCCCTATGTCACCGGAACCGTCCTCGAGGTCTCCGGCGGGGAGTTGCTGGTCGACTGGCTATTCTGA
- a CDS encoding SDR family oxidoreductase has product MQIDLTGRKAVVTGSTAGIGRAIAAGLARAGAAVVINGRSEQRVDAALRELREALPNADVIGVCADLATLAGAAELFARAPDADILVNNVGAGRMTSFYEVPDSDWIDLFQLNVMSGVRASRHYLANMKKRGWGRVVFISSESALAVPKDMIDYAMTKTAQLTIARGLAEDVGGTGVTVNSVLPGPTNSEVMDGWMQATAQAQGITREEAEQQFLKTMRPTSLLNRFTTTEEVANLVVYVCSEQASGTTGTALRVDGGVVRTIA; this is encoded by the coding sequence ATGCAGATCGATCTCACTGGCCGCAAGGCGGTCGTCACGGGTTCTACCGCCGGTATCGGTCGCGCCATCGCCGCAGGCTTGGCCCGCGCAGGCGCCGCGGTGGTCATCAACGGGCGAAGCGAGCAACGGGTGGACGCGGCGCTCCGGGAGCTGCGCGAGGCCTTGCCGAACGCCGACGTCATCGGCGTCTGTGCCGACCTCGCGACGCTCGCAGGCGCGGCGGAGTTGTTCGCGCGAGCGCCCGATGCGGACATCCTGGTCAACAACGTGGGAGCGGGACGCATGACATCGTTCTATGAGGTTCCCGACAGCGACTGGATCGATCTCTTCCAGTTGAACGTCATGAGCGGCGTTCGCGCATCGCGCCACTATCTGGCGAACATGAAGAAGCGCGGCTGGGGTCGCGTCGTCTTCATCAGCAGCGAGTCCGCGCTGGCCGTGCCCAAGGACATGATCGACTACGCCATGACCAAGACCGCCCAGCTCACGATCGCGCGGGGCCTGGCCGAGGACGTCGGTGGCACGGGCGTGACGGTGAATTCGGTTCTCCCCGGTCCGACGAATTCGGAAGTCATGGATGGCTGGATGCAGGCGACTGCGCAGGCGCAAGGCATTACGCGGGAGGAAGCGGAACAGCAGTTCCTGAAAACCATGCGCCCGACCTCGCTCCTCAACCGGTTCACCACCACCGAAGAAGTCGCCAACCTGGTCGTTTATGTCTGTTCGGAGCAGGCCTCGGGCACGACGGGTACGGCGCTGCGCGTCGACGGTGGCGTCGTGCGGACGATCGCCTGA
- a CDS encoding LysR family transcriptional regulator, translated as MNAITLILRGNDLDRFQELSAFIAVVEAGGFTAAARRTGDSQSSVSKAVGALEKRLGVALFNRSTRSVTLTDQGRRYYDRAKPLLDEMDDADSELTQSTKGVSGLLRIAAAGTFGRLHVLPVIPGLLSRHPGLKVDLVLSDFVRDMIEDGIDLAIRVGTVNDPEAIVRRIASTPLVCVGSRRYFEQHGIPKTPADLVDHNCLVYRGMTESTHWPFVGPDGRFSVSVGGTLTSNSVEAIRAGVLDGVGIGLFTQASFIDDLRGPDVIGILGEFLDETRDINIIWPRRRFVPARVRHATDFFAQAIPRRI; from the coding sequence TTGAACGCGATAACATTAATTCTTCGGGGGAATGATTTGGATCGTTTCCAGGAACTCAGTGCCTTCATCGCCGTCGTAGAGGCGGGTGGCTTCACCGCGGCGGCGCGCCGGACCGGGGATTCACAGTCGTCGGTCAGCAAGGCCGTCGGTGCCCTCGAAAAGCGCCTCGGGGTGGCGCTTTTCAACCGGAGCACGCGCAGCGTGACGCTGACCGATCAGGGCCGGCGGTACTACGATCGGGCAAAGCCACTTCTCGACGAAATGGACGACGCCGACAGCGAGCTGACCCAAAGCACGAAGGGCGTCTCGGGTCTGCTCAGGATCGCTGCGGCAGGTACGTTTGGCCGTCTGCACGTCTTGCCGGTGATCCCCGGCCTGCTGTCGCGCCACCCCGGCCTGAAGGTGGACCTCGTCCTTTCGGATTTCGTCCGGGACATGATTGAAGACGGGATCGATCTTGCGATCCGGGTGGGGACCGTCAACGATCCGGAAGCCATCGTCCGGCGCATTGCCAGCACGCCGCTCGTATGCGTCGGATCGCGCCGCTACTTCGAGCAACACGGCATACCGAAGACGCCGGCCGATCTCGTGGATCACAATTGCCTGGTGTATCGCGGGATGACGGAATCGACGCATTGGCCATTCGTCGGACCCGACGGTCGGTTCAGCGTGTCGGTTGGCGGAACGCTCACGTCCAATAGCGTCGAAGCGATCCGGGCTGGCGTCCTGGACGGCGTGGGCATAGGGCTGTTTACGCAGGCGTCTTTTATCGACGATCTCCGGGGTCCAGACGTCATCGGCATCCTCGGCGAATTTCTGGACGAGACCAGAGACATCAACATCATCTGGCCGAGACGTCGTTTCGTGCCCGCCCGGGTGCGACATGCCACCGATTTCTTCGCGCAGGCCATACCGCGACGGATTTGA
- a CDS encoding M28 family metallopeptidase has product MRMLLLSACLFMGGAAQAANEVLPGGGIDAEALERHVRTLASDEFEGRAPATPGEDKTIAYLSEQFRLAGVQPAGDDGGWTQAVPLVRAQVDGPVTATLRVAGAAQALVNGEDVVLQSLRPGSKVTLKDAPLVFVGYGIHAPERGWDDYKGVDLKGKIAVMLINDADFETPQPGAFDGRTVTYYGRWTYKYEEAARQGAAGVLIVHETAPAAYGWATVKSSGLSPLFDIERSDAQARAQHVPVRGWMQRALAVSLFQRAGLDFEAEKQRAQRADFRPQALGDAALSVRFALKRERVVTHNVVAKLEGATHPEETIIYSAHWDAFGIGAADASGDRIRRGAIDNATGVASVLELARVFAAGPRPQRTLYFIALTAEEKGLLGATYYAAHPLAPLATTVAVINSEMFSPDGATRDIASWGRGRVSLERDLAAAAQARGRAYSPDPNLEAGFFYRADHFAFARAGVPAITVGPGLDKLEGGVAAGKAIRDRYFADCYHQPCDRWSASWDPAGHAADTLLLYDLGQRLADSREWPRWDDGSEFKPARDASEAARR; this is encoded by the coding sequence ATGCGCATGTTGCTGCTGTCCGCCTGCCTGTTCATGGGAGGCGCCGCGCAGGCGGCCAACGAGGTGCTGCCCGGTGGCGGCATCGATGCCGAAGCGCTGGAGCGGCATGTGCGCACGCTGGCATCCGATGAATTCGAAGGCCGCGCGCCGGCCACGCCGGGCGAGGACAAGACCATCGCCTATCTCAGCGAACAGTTCCGTCTGGCCGGCGTGCAACCGGCGGGCGACGACGGCGGCTGGACCCAGGCGGTGCCGCTGGTGCGTGCGCAGGTGGACGGGCCGGTGACGGCGACGTTGCGCGTGGCCGGCGCGGCGCAGGCGCTGGTCAACGGCGAGGACGTGGTGCTGCAGAGCCTGCGCCCCGGCAGCAAGGTGACGTTGAAGGACGCGCCGCTGGTGTTCGTCGGCTACGGCATCCATGCGCCCGAGCGCGGCTGGGACGACTACAAGGGCGTGGACCTGAAGGGCAAGATCGCGGTGATGCTGATCAACGACGCCGACTTCGAGACGCCGCAGCCGGGCGCCTTCGACGGCCGTACGGTCACCTACTACGGGCGCTGGACCTACAAGTACGAGGAAGCCGCGCGGCAGGGCGCGGCCGGCGTGCTGATCGTGCACGAGACCGCGCCGGCCGCATACGGTTGGGCCACGGTGAAGAGTTCCGGGCTATCGCCGCTGTTCGACATCGAGCGCAGCGACGCGCAGGCGCGGGCGCAGCACGTGCCGGTGCGCGGCTGGATGCAGCGCGCGCTGGCGGTGTCGCTGTTCCAGCGCGCCGGGCTGGATTTCGAGGCGGAGAAGCAACGTGCGCAGCGCGCCGACTTCCGCCCGCAGGCGCTGGGCGATGCGGCGCTGTCGGTGCGCTTCGCGCTCAAGCGCGAGCGGGTGGTCACCCACAACGTGGTGGCCAAGCTGGAAGGCGCCACGCACCCGGAGGAGACCATCATCTACTCGGCGCATTGGGACGCGTTCGGCATCGGTGCGGCCGACGCCAGCGGCGATCGCATCCGCCGCGGCGCGATCGACAACGCCACCGGCGTGGCCAGCGTGCTGGAACTGGCGCGGGTGTTCGCCGCCGGGCCGCGGCCGCAGCGCACGCTGTATTTCATCGCGCTCACCGCCGAGGAGAAGGGCCTGCTCGGCGCGACCTATTACGCCGCGCATCCGCTGGCGCCGCTGGCGACCACCGTGGCGGTGATCAACAGCGAGATGTTCAGCCCCGACGGCGCCACCCGCGACATCGCCTCGTGGGGACGCGGGCGGGTGTCGCTGGAGCGCGACCTGGCCGCCGCGGCGCAGGCGCGCGGCCGCGCCTATTCGCCGGATCCGAACCTGGAGGCGGGCTTCTTCTACCGCGCCGACCACTTCGCCTTCGCCCGCGCCGGCGTGCCGGCGATCACCGTGGGGCCGGGGCTGGACAAGCTGGAGGGCGGCGTGGCGGCAGGCAAGGCGATCCGCGACCGCTATTTCGCCGACTGCTACCACCAGCCCTGCGATCGCTGGAGCGCGTCGTGGGATCCGGCCGGGCATGCCGCCGACACGCTGCTGCTGTACGACCTGGGCCAGCGCCTGGCCGACAGCCGCGAGTGGCCGCGCTGGGACGATGGCTCGGAGTTCAAGCCGGCGCGCGATGCGAGCGAGGCCGCGCGGCGCTGA
- a CDS encoding MBL fold metallo-hydrolase, whose protein sequence is MPRDPSIHLIDTGFQRAQFDAAYLIVENGRGAFVDCGTSHSLPAMLAALDGAGLAPGDMDWLILTHVHLDHAGGAGALLQQLPNARLLVHPRGAPHMIDPARLIAGATAVYGEAEIARSYGTIVPVPAERVVVAEDGHRLRLGERELLCIDTPGHARHHLCVWDARSRSWFSGDTFGLSYRELDSAQGAFVIPTSSPVQFDPEAMRTSIQRMLGHAPETLYLTHYGPVGAADTLAADLFEQLDAMVAIARGCDGRSDRHRCLVAALSALYLERARLHGCPLDDAGVERVLQMDIELNAQGLACWLDR, encoded by the coding sequence ATGCCACGCGACCCCAGCATCCATCTCATCGACACCGGCTTCCAGCGCGCGCAGTTCGATGCGGCCTACCTGATCGTGGAGAACGGGCGCGGCGCGTTCGTCGATTGCGGCACCAGCCACTCGCTGCCGGCCATGCTTGCCGCGCTCGATGGCGCCGGCCTGGCGCCGGGCGACATGGACTGGCTGATCCTGACCCACGTGCACCTGGACCACGCCGGCGGCGCCGGCGCGCTGCTGCAGCAGCTGCCGAACGCGCGCCTGCTGGTGCATCCGCGCGGCGCGCCGCACATGATCGATCCGGCGCGGCTGATCGCCGGCGCCACCGCGGTGTACGGCGAGGCCGAGATCGCGCGCAGCTACGGCACGATCGTGCCGGTGCCGGCCGAGCGCGTCGTCGTCGCCGAGGACGGCCATCGGCTGCGGTTGGGCGAGCGCGAACTGCTGTGCATCGATACGCCCGGCCACGCGCGCCATCACCTGTGCGTATGGGACGCGCGCAGCCGCAGCTGGTTCAGCGGCGACACTTTCGGCCTGTCGTACCGCGAACTGGACAGCGCGCAGGGCGCGTTCGTGATCCCGACCTCCTCGCCGGTGCAGTTCGATCCGGAGGCGATGCGCACCTCGATCCAGCGCATGCTCGGCCATGCGCCGGAGACGCTGTATCTGACCCACTACGGCCCTGTCGGCGCGGCGGACACGCTGGCGGCGGATCTGTTCGAGCAACTGGACGCGATGGTGGCGATCGCGCGCGGCTGCGACGGGCGTTCCGATCGCCATCGCTGCCTGGTCGCCGCGCTGAGCGCGCTGTACCTGGAGCGCGCGCGTCTGCATGGCTGCCCGCTCGACGATGCCGGCGTGGAGCGGGTGCTGCAGATGGATATCGAGCTCAATGCGCAGGGTCTGGCCTGCTGGCTGGATCGCTGA